A window from Pseudomonas frederiksbergensis encodes these proteins:
- a CDS encoding LysR family transcriptional regulator yields the protein MRFTLRQLQVFVAVAQQESVSRAAGLLNLSQSAASTSITELERQSSCQLFDRAGKRLSLNALGKQLLPQAVALLDQSKEIEDLLNGKSGFGSLAVGATLTIGNYLATLLIGSFMQRHPESQVKLHVQNTANIVQQVAHYEIDLGLIEGDCSHPDIEVQSWVEDELVVFCAPQHPLAKRGTATMEELTHEAWILREQGSGTRLTFDQAMRHHRSSLNIRLELEHTEAIKRAVESGLGIGCISRLALRDAFRRGSLVAVETPDLDLARQFYFIWHKQKYQTSAMREFLDLCRAFTAGVQRSDEIVLPTIA from the coding sequence ATGCGATTTACTCTCCGTCAACTTCAAGTATTCGTCGCCGTCGCCCAGCAGGAAAGCGTATCCCGTGCTGCGGGTCTGCTCAACCTCTCGCAATCGGCGGCGAGCACCTCGATCACCGAGCTAGAGCGCCAGTCCAGCTGCCAGCTGTTCGACCGCGCCGGCAAACGGCTGAGTCTCAATGCCCTCGGCAAACAGCTGCTGCCGCAAGCGGTGGCGCTGCTCGACCAGTCCAAGGAAATCGAAGACTTGCTCAATGGCAAGTCCGGATTCGGCTCTCTGGCGGTCGGCGCGACCCTGACCATCGGCAATTACCTGGCCACCTTGCTGATTGGCAGCTTCATGCAGCGCCATCCGGAAAGCCAGGTGAAGCTGCACGTGCAGAACACTGCCAACATTGTGCAGCAGGTCGCCCACTATGAAATTGATCTGGGTCTAATCGAAGGTGACTGCAGTCATCCAGACATCGAAGTGCAGAGCTGGGTCGAGGATGAACTGGTGGTGTTCTGCGCGCCCCAGCACCCACTGGCCAAGCGCGGCACGGCGACCATGGAAGAGCTGACCCACGAGGCCTGGATTCTGCGGGAACAGGGCTCCGGCACGCGACTGACCTTTGACCAGGCCATGCGTCACCATCGCAGCTCGCTGAATATCCGGCTGGAACTGGAACACACCGAAGCGATCAAGCGTGCGGTGGAGTCCGGGTTGGGGATTGGCTGCATTTCTCGCCTGGCACTGCGCGACGCATTCCGTCGCGGCAGTCTCGTGGCGGTGGAGACGCCGGATCTGGATCTGGCGCGGCAGTTCTATTTCATCTGGCACAAACAGAAATATCAGACGTCGGCGATGCGTGAATTCCTCGACCTGTGCCGCGCTTTCACCGCCGGGGTTCAGCGCAGCGACGAGATCGTCCTGCCTACCATCGCTTAA
- a CDS encoding diacylglycerol kinase: MSPFKGQTGLKRILNASGYSLDGLRAAFTGEAAFRQLVLLNVILIPLSFFLNVSRVEQALLIAVCLLALIVELLNSAVEAAIDRISLELHPLSKNAKDMGSAAQLVALTMIGLVWAVILL, from the coding sequence ATGTCACCTTTCAAAGGCCAAACCGGCCTGAAACGCATCCTCAACGCCTCCGGTTATTCGCTGGACGGTCTGCGTGCAGCCTTCACTGGCGAAGCGGCCTTTCGGCAACTGGTATTGCTTAACGTCATATTGATCCCGCTGTCGTTCTTCCTGAACGTCAGTCGCGTCGAGCAGGCGTTGCTGATTGCAGTCTGTCTGTTGGCGTTGATTGTCGAATTGCTCAATTCGGCCGTGGAAGCGGCCATCGACCGCATTTCCCTTGAGTTGCACCCGTTGTCCAAGAACGCCAAGGACATGGGCAGCGCTGCTCAGTTAGTGGCGTTAACCATGATCGGGCTGGTGTGGGCGGTCATCCTGCTTTAA
- the erdR gene encoding response regulator transcription factor ErdR, which translates to MATYEILIADDHPLFRSALHQALTLGLGPQVRLVEVASIAELETRLDEKSDWDLVLLDLNMPGAYGFSGLVLLRGQYPQIPVVMVSAQEEASIMVKSREFGASGFIPKSSDLSVIQKAVRAVLDGDVFWPPQAFEAVSVSAEAKAASEGLASLTPQQFRVLTMVCEGLLNKQIAYELSVSEATIKAHVTAIFRKLNVRTRTQAALLLQQLESISS; encoded by the coding sequence ATGGCCACATACGAAATCCTGATTGCCGATGACCACCCTCTTTTCCGTAGCGCCCTGCATCAAGCGTTGACCCTGGGCCTGGGCCCGCAAGTCCGTCTGGTGGAAGTGGCAAGCATTGCCGAACTGGAAACCCGTCTGGACGAGAAGTCCGACTGGGATCTAGTGCTGCTGGACCTGAACATGCCGGGGGCCTACGGTTTTTCAGGGCTGGTGTTGTTGCGCGGTCAGTATCCGCAGATTCCGGTGGTCATGGTGTCGGCTCAGGAAGAAGCCTCGATCATGGTCAAGTCCCGTGAGTTTGGCGCCAGCGGCTTCATCCCCAAGTCCAGTGATCTGAGTGTCATCCAGAAAGCCGTGCGCGCGGTGCTCGATGGTGATGTGTTCTGGCCGCCCCAGGCGTTCGAGGCGGTCAGCGTTTCCGCCGAAGCCAAGGCCGCCAGCGAAGGCCTTGCGAGCCTGACGCCGCAGCAGTTTCGTGTGCTGACCATGGTCTGTGAAGGCTTGTTGAACAAGCAGATTGCCTACGAGCTGAGCGTTTCCGAAGCGACGATCAAGGCCCACGTGACGGCGATTTTTCGCAAGCTGAATGTGCGGACCCGGACCCAGGCGGCGTTGCTTCTGCAACAACTTGAGTCAATTTCGAGCTAA